In the Myxococcus fulvus genome, one interval contains:
- a CDS encoding Uma2 family endonuclease — protein MRGWVFLPKPELHLGPNVLVPDLAAWRHERMPELPKVVGMTTAPDWVCEVLSPSTASRDRGAKMNLYARAGVKHLWLLDPRQQQLEVYRLEAGRWTPCATHTGAVNIQAEPFAAQNMNLGSLFER, from the coding sequence CTGAGAGGATGGGTCTTCCTCCCCAAGCCCGAGCTACACCTTGGCCCCAACGTGCTCGTGCCGGACCTGGCCGCTTGGCGACACGAGCGGATGCCAGAGCTTCCCAAGGTCGTGGGGATGACGACCGCTCCCGATTGGGTGTGTGAGGTCCTCTCCCCTTCCACGGCCTCCCGGGACCGGGGCGCGAAGATGAACCTGTATGCCCGCGCGGGCGTGAAGCACTTGTGGCTGTTGGACCCACGCCAGCAGCAACTGGAGGTCTACCGGTTGGAGGCCGGGCGTTGGACGCCCTGCGCCACGCACACCGGCGCCGTGAACATCCAGGCCGAGCCCTTCGCCGCCCAAAACATGAATCTCGGTTCACTTTTCGAGCGCTGA